In a single window of the Equus quagga isolate Etosha38 unplaced genomic scaffold, UCLA_HA_Equagga_1.0 130983_RagTag, whole genome shotgun sequence genome:
- the LOC124232848 gene encoding keratin, type I cuticular Ha3-I-like has protein sequence MSYSCFLPSLSCRSTCSSRPCVPPSCHGCTLPGACNIPANVGSCGLFCEGSFNGNEKETMQFLNDRLASYLEKVRQLERENAELESRIRERCQQQEPELCSNYQSYFRTIEELQQKILVSKSENARLVVQVDNAKLAADDFRTKYQTELGLRQLVESDINGLRRILDELTLCRSDLEAQVESLKEELISLKQNHEQEVNSLRSQLGDRLN, from the exons ATGTCTTACAGCTGCTTCCTGCCCAGCCTGAGCTGCcgctccacctgctcctcccggCCCTGCGTGCCCCCCAGCTGTCACGGCTGCACCCTGCCCGGGGCCTGCAACATCCCCGCCAACGTGGGCAGCTGTGGCTTGTTCTGCGAGGGCTCCTTCAATGGCAACGAGAAGGAGACCATGCAGTTCCTGAACGACCGCCTGGCCAGCTACCTGGAGAAGGTGCGCCAGCTGGAGCGGGAGAACGCGGAGCTGGAGAGCCGCATCCGGGAGCGGTGCCAGCAGCAGGAGCCCGAACTGTGCTCCAACTACCAGTCCTACTTCCGCACCATCGAGGAGCTCCAGCAGAAG ATCCTGGTCAGCAAGTCTGAGAACGCCAGGCTGGTGGTGCAGGTTGACAACGCCAAGCTGGCCGCAGATGACTTCAGAACCAA GTATCAGACGGAGCTGGGCCTGCGGCAGCTGGTGGAGTCGGACATCAACGGCCTGCGCAGGATCCTGGACGAGCTGACCCTGTGCAGGTCTGACCTGGAGGCCCAGGTGGAGTCCCTGAAGGAGGAGCTCATCTCCCTCAAGCAGAACCATGAGCAG